The following proteins are encoded in a genomic region of Burkholderia gladioli:
- a CDS encoding SDR family NAD(P)-dependent oxidoreductase gives MDGWDGVLHGAGLLRDAYLANKSVAELDAVLAPKVAGVVNLDRATRDVPLELFVTFSSLAGYGGNPGQADYAAANAFMDHYVIARAERVARGEASGRSVSVNWPLWAQGAMRPDAASVELMRRTAGLVPLENEAALAAFAQAMTGDAAQVLVAAGEREKLLALFGTAGDQADDDTTEAVVPAPQAAPGAGVDLSRVVGAALLSRVSALIKVKPEDIDLDEELAGYGFDSISLTELATELNRTYELDLMPTVFFEHPTLAALTAYLVETHRETMARHLAPVSATAPAAAARRELRAAASAPSTRRARAKAPRRRDPVEADDEPIAIVGLSACMPMAEDADAFWQNLLDGRDCIGEIPAKRWDWRAVAAELAGGEGSTRVKWGAFIDSIDEFDPLFFGISPREALVMDPQQRLLMTHVWKALEDAGYASESISGSRTALFVGTGLSGYQNLFPIEERATDGYSATSAVPSVGPNRMSYFLNLHGPSEPIETACSSSLVAINRGIAVLRDGSCEMAIVGGINTIVTPDAHVSFSKAGMLSEDGRCKTFSAAANGYVRGEGVGMLVLKRLSDAQAAGDAIYAVIRGGSENHGGRASSLTAPNPQAQAALLMDAYRRSGVDPRTLSYIEAHGTGTKLGDPVEITGLKSAFANLGVESGEQPFCGLGSVKSNIGHLELAAGVAGVIKVVMQMKHATLVKSLHSEPENPYIGLSGSPFYVVRENRPWVAPVDEAGRTLPRRAGVSSFGFGGVNAHVVLEEYVAPVEPVARPGGPALVVLSARTEAALTERAAQLLAWLERNPEVDLYALAYTLQVGRDAMDERLAWAVDSLDELRERLGAFTKDGRLGSGVRGQVKRNKDALAGLAADEDLPSLLATWLAKGKWDRLLSMWAKGLALDWQIFYPARRPRRLHLPVYPFSRERYWAETKPAASIPASKAPVPGAEQLHPLLHANTSNLETQRFTSRFDGSEPFLADHEVQGRRVLPGVAYLEMAHAALLHSGAGATTELVLNQIVWSRPLAVEPGTPRAVHIDLQAEDDGRVSFEIHSDDATDTARRVHGRGVAQARPRAGAASQTLDLDALRARMQRASFTAAQCYAAFERLGLVYGPSHRGLAEVHAGEQEVLARLSLPALPAGMTLAPGLLDSALQAAIGLVLEVDGELADGSPMLPFALRELDVLAPCQREMWVWVAAAGDDSATVRKLDIVLLDQAGRVCVRLNGFASRRLDAAATHDDDMLLLAPAWQPRALPSDAPIVPVARRVVLLCGFGAQLLGELSAVLADTHCEVAPVVGEDLGARYHGLARHVFLRLQALAAEKPASDVLVQVVVPLTGELAVLAGLSGLLKTARLGYPRLRTQLLCLPAEMNGVVMGDRLREEGEQAEPAALLRYRDGVREVRVARELVQTPARPIWREDGVYLITGGAGAIGLVFAGEILARAPRARVILSSRSALDEVSQARLAALGERVVHRRLDVTDAAAVSALVEGIVVEYGRLDGVLHGAGLLRDAYLANKSVAELDAVLAPKVAGVVNLDRATRDVPLELFVTFSSLAGYGGNPGQADYAAANAFMDHYVIARAERVARGEASGRSVSVNWPLWAQGAMRPDAASVELMRRTAGLVPLENEAALAAFAQAVMGDAAQVLVAAGEREKLLALFGAAGDQADDDGFEAEQDADEAYRANPAAAPAVEITAARSPAAGGADLSRMVSAALLDQASVLIKVKPEDIDLDEELAGYGFDSISLTELATELNRTYELDLMPTVFFEHPTLAALTAYLVDAHRETMARHFAPATEASAAILPAAQTAQTAQTAQTAQTAQTAQTAQTAQTAQTAQTARRVPAKAARRRAAPLDVQFDAPAAAIAPARAPLDEPIAIVGLSARMPMAEDADAFWQNLLDGRDCIEEIPAMRWDWQAIYGDPTDDAGRTRVKWGGFIDGIDEFDPHFFGITPREAQVMDPQQRLLMTHVWKAIEDAGYSAQALSGSRTALFVGTSLSGYGNLLAQSAQAQAAFTSTSVVPSIGPNRMSYFLNLHGPSEPIETACSSSLVAINRGIAVLRDGSCEMAIVGGINTIVTPDAHVSFSKAGMLSEDGRCKTFSAAANGYVRGEGVGMLVLKRLSDAQAAGDAIYAVIRGGSENHGGRASSLTAPNPQAQAALLMDAYRRSGVDPRTLSYIEAHGTGTKLGDPVEITGLKSAFANLGVESGEQPFCGLGSVKSNIGHLELAAGVAGVIKVVMQMKHATLVKSLHSEPENPYIGLSGSPFYVVRENRPWVAPVDEAGRTLPRRAGVSSFGFGGVNAHVVLEEYVAPVEPVARPGGPALVVLSARTEAALTERAAQLLAWLERNPEVDLYALAYTLQVGRDAMDERLAWAVDSLDELRERLGAFTKDGRLGSGMRGQAQRNKEMVSSLAADEDLPSLLATWLAKGKWDRLLSMWVKGLALDWQIFYPARRPRRLHLPSYTFAAERYWIEPAPAGVVTSAPAQGPAPSSAAPVAAAASEAGDDTLLARVCGHAGRLSGLPAEPFAMHSLHELGLDSVFLLQLSSSLIAEFKTQGVTLESSALLRCASAVDLAACIEQTVAASAPTTDGEPHGESADSPAVALPEPEAEHGRRRLYAIPATTGAQTQPVEPPLRRDPRNQLCETLRIASVEPVRLDAKLVVDESHAFFFDHPLDHVSGLHLGAAMSEAVQAAHLHRHGLPADTALFVSQVRLHFVDLCRKEPGATIHVSAAADASDTYQAQVVQNDREMAHAEFVVSAVPPRPPRAVGEMPGRAEPAPARSLNKHDAANVLLSEVRGEAGQPSCALVMQPDNAYFGDFPASWIDIVVLAEAARQSMRLFTAERRLAASLPARGEATRDVLKALHVALDRPLYWDDAVELVFERNEVTEVGDASHLRIDGVFVVDGQPCGRFSTSALSLSAALQEAWARRAI, from the coding sequence TTGGACGGCTGGGACGGCGTGCTGCACGGCGCCGGGTTGCTGCGCGATGCGTATCTGGCGAACAAGAGCGTGGCGGAACTGGACGCGGTGCTGGCACCGAAGGTGGCGGGTGTCGTGAACCTGGATCGGGCTACGCGCGATGTGCCGCTGGAGTTGTTCGTGACGTTCTCGTCGCTGGCGGGTTACGGCGGCAATCCGGGTCAGGCGGACTATGCGGCGGCGAACGCGTTCATGGATCACTATGTGATCGCTCGCGCCGAGCGTGTGGCGCGTGGCGAGGCGAGCGGGCGCAGCGTGTCGGTGAACTGGCCGTTGTGGGCGCAGGGGGCGATGCGTCCGGACGCGGCGAGCGTCGAGCTGATGCGTCGCACGGCGGGGCTGGTGCCGCTGGAGAACGAGGCGGCACTGGCGGCGTTCGCGCAGGCAATGACGGGCGATGCGGCGCAGGTGCTGGTGGCGGCGGGCGAGCGCGAGAAGCTGCTCGCGCTGTTCGGCACGGCCGGGGACCAGGCCGACGACGACACGACCGAAGCCGTCGTGCCGGCGCCGCAGGCGGCGCCCGGTGCCGGGGTGGATCTGTCGCGCGTGGTCGGAGCGGCGCTCTTGAGCCGCGTATCCGCCTTGATCAAGGTGAAGCCCGAGGACATCGATCTCGACGAGGAGCTGGCCGGTTATGGCTTCGACTCGATCTCGCTGACTGAACTGGCCACCGAATTGAATCGCACCTACGAACTGGATCTGATGCCGACGGTGTTCTTCGAGCATCCGACGCTGGCGGCGCTCACGGCTTATCTGGTCGAGACGCATCGCGAGACGATGGCGCGCCATCTGGCGCCCGTCTCCGCCACGGCGCCGGCCGCCGCGGCGCGGCGAGAGCTGCGCGCCGCGGCAAGCGCCCCGTCGACGCGCCGCGCCCGAGCCAAGGCGCCGCGCCGGCGTGATCCCGTCGAGGCCGACGACGAACCGATCGCGATCGTGGGCCTGAGCGCCTGCATGCCGATGGCCGAGGACGCGGACGCGTTCTGGCAGAACCTGCTCGACGGCCGCGACTGCATCGGGGAGATTCCGGCGAAGCGCTGGGACTGGCGCGCGGTGGCCGCCGAGCTGGCAGGCGGCGAGGGCAGCACGCGTGTGAAGTGGGGTGCCTTCATCGACAGCATCGACGAGTTCGATCCGCTGTTCTTCGGCATCTCGCCACGCGAGGCGCTGGTGATGGATCCGCAGCAGCGCCTCTTGATGACGCATGTCTGGAAGGCGCTGGAGGACGCCGGTTATGCGTCGGAGTCGATCTCGGGCAGCCGCACGGCGCTGTTCGTCGGCACCGGGCTGAGCGGTTATCAGAACCTGTTCCCGATCGAGGAACGGGCCACGGACGGTTATAGCGCGACCTCGGCGGTGCCGTCGGTCGGGCCGAACCGGATGAGCTACTTCCTGAACCTGCATGGGCCGAGCGAGCCGATCGAGACGGCCTGCTCCAGCTCGCTGGTGGCGATCAACCGCGGCATCGCAGTGCTGCGCGATGGCAGCTGCGAGATGGCGATCGTCGGCGGCATCAACACCATCGTCACGCCCGACGCGCATGTGAGCTTCAGCAAGGCGGGCATGCTCAGCGAGGACGGCCGTTGCAAGACCTTCTCGGCGGCCGCCAACGGCTACGTGCGCGGTGAGGGCGTGGGGATGCTGGTGCTGAAGCGTCTGAGCGACGCGCAGGCGGCCGGCGATGCGATCTATGCCGTGATCCGCGGTGGTTCGGAAAACCACGGCGGCCGGGCGAGTTCGCTGACGGCACCCAACCCGCAGGCACAAGCGGCCCTGCTGATGGACGCGTATCGCCGCTCGGGCGTCGATCCGCGCACGCTCAGCTATATCGAAGCGCACGGCACGGGTACCAAGCTCGGCGATCCGGTGGAGATCACCGGCCTGAAGAGTGCGTTTGCAAACCTCGGCGTCGAGTCGGGCGAGCAGCCGTTCTGCGGGCTCGGTTCGGTCAAGAGCAACATCGGCCACCTGGAGCTGGCCGCGGGCGTGGCCGGCGTGATCAAGGTGGTGATGCAGATGAAGCACGCCACGCTGGTCAAGAGCCTGCACAGCGAGCCGGAGAATCCGTACATTGGTCTGTCGGGCAGCCCGTTCTACGTGGTGCGGGAGAACCGCCCGTGGGTGGCGCCGGTTGACGAGGCGGGTCGTACGCTGCCGCGTCGCGCGGGCGTCAGCTCGTTCGGCTTCGGCGGGGTGAATGCGCACGTGGTGCTGGAGGAGTATGTCGCGCCGGTGGAGCCGGTAGCCCGGCCGGGCGGCCCGGCGCTGGTGGTGCTGTCGGCGCGCACGGAAGCGGCGCTGACCGAGCGCGCGGCGCAACTGCTGGCGTGGCTGGAGCGCAATCCGGAGGTGGATCTGTATGCGCTGGCCTACACGCTGCAAGTGGGTCGCGATGCGATGGACGAGCGCCTGGCCTGGGCGGTCGATTCGCTGGATGAACTGCGCGAGCGGCTCGGTGCGTTCACGAAGGACGGCCGGCTCGGCAGCGGCGTGCGCGGGCAGGTCAAGCGCAACAAGGACGCGCTCGCCGGCCTGGCGGCCGACGAGGATCTGCCGTCGCTGCTGGCCACCTGGCTCGCCAAGGGCAAGTGGGACCGTCTGCTGTCGATGTGGGCCAAGGGCCTCGCGCTCGACTGGCAGATCTTCTACCCGGCGCGTCGGCCGCGGCGCCTGCATCTGCCGGTCTATCCGTTCTCGCGCGAGCGTTACTGGGCCGAGACGAAGCCGGCGGCAAGCATCCCGGCGAGCAAGGCGCCGGTGCCTGGCGCGGAGCAACTGCATCCGTTGCTGCATGCCAATACCTCGAACCTGGAGACGCAGCGCTTCACATCGCGGTTCGACGGCAGCGAGCCGTTCCTCGCCGATCACGAGGTGCAAGGCCGGCGCGTGCTGCCGGGCGTCGCCTATCTGGAGATGGCGCATGCCGCGCTGCTGCACTCCGGTGCCGGCGCGACGACCGAGCTGGTGCTGAACCAGATCGTCTGGTCGCGCCCGCTGGCGGTCGAGCCGGGCACGCCGCGGGCGGTGCATATCGACCTGCAGGCCGAGGACGATGGCCGCGTGAGCTTCGAGATCCATAGCGACGATGCCACCGACACGGCGCGCCGCGTGCATGGCCGCGGTGTCGCGCAGGCACGGCCGCGAGCCGGAGCCGCGTCGCAAACGCTCGATCTGGATGCGTTGCGGGCGCGCATGCAACGCGCGAGCTTCACGGCCGCGCAGTGTTATGCCGCGTTCGAGCGGCTCGGGCTCGTCTACGGACCGAGCCATCGCGGCCTGGCCGAGGTGCATGCCGGCGAGCAGGAAGTGCTGGCACGGCTGTCGCTGCCGGCCTTGCCGGCCGGCATGACGCTGGCGCCGGGGCTGCTTGATTCGGCCTTGCAGGCCGCGATCGGGCTGGTGCTCGAGGTCGATGGCGAACTCGCCGACGGATCGCCGATGCTGCCGTTCGCATTGCGCGAACTGGACGTGCTGGCGCCGTGCCAGCGCGAGATGTGGGTATGGGTCGCCGCCGCCGGGGACGATAGCGCGACCGTGCGCAAGCTCGACATCGTGCTGCTCGACCAGGCGGGGCGCGTTTGCGTTCGACTGAATGGCTTCGCCTCGCGTCGCCTCGACGCGGCCGCCACGCACGACGACGACATGCTGCTGCTGGCACCTGCATGGCAGCCGAGGGCGCTGCCGTCGGACGCGCCGATCGTGCCGGTTGCGCGCCGCGTCGTGCTGTTGTGTGGTTTCGGTGCGCAATTGCTGGGCGAGCTGTCGGCGGTGCTGGCCGATACGCACTGCGAGGTGGCGCCGGTGGTCGGCGAGGATCTCGGTGCGCGCTATCACGGCCTGGCCCGCCATGTGTTCCTGCGACTGCAGGCACTGGCGGCCGAGAAGCCGGCGTCCGACGTGCTGGTGCAGGTGGTCGTGCCGCTGACGGGTGAGCTTGCGGTGCTGGCGGGTCTGTCGGGCCTGCTGAAGACGGCGCGGCTCGGATATCCGCGTCTGAGGACGCAACTGCTGTGTCTGCCGGCCGAGATGAACGGCGTGGTGATGGGCGATCGCTTGCGCGAGGAGGGCGAGCAGGCCGAACCGGCCGCGCTGCTGCGTTATCGCGATGGCGTGCGCGAGGTGCGGGTGGCGCGGGAGCTGGTACAAACGCCGGCCCGGCCGATCTGGCGCGAGGATGGTGTGTATCTGATCACCGGCGGTGCCGGTGCGATCGGGCTGGTGTTCGCCGGCGAGATCCTGGCGCGTGCGCCGCGCGCACGCGTGATCCTGAGCAGCCGCTCGGCACTCGACGAGGTTTCCCAAGCGCGGCTCGCCGCGCTCGGCGAGCGTGTCGTGCATCGCCGCCTGGACGTGACGGACGCGGCGGCGGTGAGTGCGCTGGTGGAGGGCATCGTCGTCGAGTATGGACGGCTGGACGGCGTGCTGCACGGCGCCGGGTTGCTGCGCGATGCGTATCTGGCGAACAAGAGCGTGGCGGAACTGGACGCGGTGCTGGCACCGAAGGTGGCGGGTGTCGTGAACCTGGATCGGGCTACGCGCGATGTGCCGCTGGAGTTGTTCGTGACGTTCTCGTCGCTGGCGGGTTACGGCGGCAATCCGGGTCAGGCGGACTATGCGGCGGCGAACGCGTTCATGGATCACTATGTGATCGCTCGCGCCGAGCGTGTGGCGCGTGGCGAGGCGAGCGGGCGCAGCGTGTCGGTGAACTGGCCGTTGTGGGCGCAGGGGGCGATGCGTCCGGACGCGGCGAGCGTCGAGCTGATGCGTCGCACGGCGGGGCTGGTACCGCTGGAGAACGAGGCGGCACTGGCGGCGTTCGCGCAGGCGGTGATGGGCGATGCGGCACAGGTTCTGGTGGCGGCGGGCGAGCGCGAGAAGTTGCTCGCGCTGTTCGGCGCGGCCGGGGACCAGGCCGACGATGACGGGTTCGAGGCCGAGCAGGATGCCGACGAGGCGTATCGGGCGAACCCCGCCGCCGCGCCGGCGGTCGAGATCACGGCCGCGCGTTCGCCGGCGGCCGGCGGTGCCGACCTGTCGCGCATGGTCAGCGCGGCGTTGCTGGACCAGGCGTCGGTGCTGATCAAGGTGAAGCCCGAGGACATCGATCTCGACGAGGAACTGGCCGGTTATGGCTTCGACTCGATCTCGCTGACTGAACTGGCCACCGAATTGAATCGCACCTACGAACTGGATCTGATGCCGACGGTGTTCTTCGAGCATCCGACGCTGGCGGCGCTCACGGCTTATCTGGTCGACGCGCATCGCGAGACGATGGCGCGACACTTCGCACCGGCGACGGAGGCATCGGCTGCGATCCTGCCGGCGGCCCAGACGGCCCAGACGGCCCAGACGGCCCAGACGGCCCAGACGGCCCAGACGGCCCAGACGGCCCAGACGGCCCAGACGGCCCAGACGGCCCAGACGGCCCGGCGCGTGCCCGCGAAAGCGGCACGTCGTCGCGCCGCACCGCTCGACGTGCAGTTCGACGCGCCGGCAGCGGCCATCGCGCCGGCCCGGGCTCCGCTCGACGAGCCGATCGCGATCGTCGGCTTGAGCGCTCGCATGCCGATGGCCGAGGACGCGGACGCGTTCTGGCAGAACCTGCTCGACGGCCGCGACTGCATCGAGGAGATCCCGGCGATGCGTTGGGACTGGCAGGCCATCTACGGCGATCCGACCGACGACGCGGGCCGTACTCGCGTGAAGTGGGGCGGTTTCATCGATGGCATCGACGAGTTCGATCCGCACTTTTTCGGCATTACGCCGCGCGAGGCACAGGTGATGGATCCGCAGCAGCGCCTCTTGATGACGCATGTCTGGAAGGCGATCGAGGATGCGGGCTATTCGGCGCAAGCGCTGTCGGGCAGCCGCACGGCGCTGTTCGTCGGCACCAGCCTGAGCGGCTACGGCAATCTGCTCGCGCAATCCGCGCAGGCGCAGGCGGCGTTCACCTCGACCTCGGTGGTGCCGTCCATCGGGCCGAACCGGATGAGCTATTTCCTGAACCTGCATGGGCCGAGCGAGCCGATCGAGACGGCCTGCTCCAGCTCGCTGGTGGCGATCAACCGCGGCATCGCAGTGCTGCGCGATGGCAGCTGCGAGATGGCGATCGTCGGCGGCATCAACACCATCGTCACGCCCGACGCGCATGTGAGCTTCAGCAAGGCGGGCATGCTCAGCGAGGACGGCCGTTGCAAGACCTTCTCTGCGGCCGCCAACGGCTACGTGCGCGGTGAGGGCGTGGGGATGCTGGTGCTGAAGCGCTTGAGCGACGCGCAGGCGGCCGGCGATGCGATCTATGCCGTGATTCGCGGCGGTTCGGAAAACCACGGCGGCCGGGCGAGTTCGCTGACGGCACCCAACCCGCAGGCACAAGCGGCCCTGCTGATGGACGCGTATCGCCGCTCGGGCGTCGATCCGCGCACGCTCAGCTATATCGAAGCGCACGGCACGGGTACCAAGCTCGGCGATCCGGTGGAGATCACCGGCCTGAAGAGTGCGTTTGCAAACCTCGGCGTCGAGTCGGGCGAGCAGCCGTTCTGCGGGCTCGGTTCGGTCAAGAGCAACATCGGCCACCTGGAGCTGGCCGCGGGCGTGGCCGGCGTGATCAAGGTGGTGATGCAGATGAAGCACGCCACGCTGGTCAAGAGCCTGCACAGCGAGCCGGAGAATCCGTACATTGGTCTGTCGGGCAGCCCGTTCTACGTGGTGCGGGAGAACCGCCCGTGGGTGGCGCCGGTCGACGAGGCGGGCCGTACGCTGCCGCGTCGCGCGGGCGTCAGCTCGTTCGGCTTCGGCGGGGTGAATGCGCACGTGGTGCTGGAGGAGTATGTCGCGCCGGTGGAGCCGGTAGCCCGGCCGGGCGGCCCGGCGCTGGTGGTGCTGTCGGCGCGCACGGAAGCGGCGCTGACCGAGCGCGCGGCGCAACTGCTGGCGTGGCTGGAGCGCAATCCGGAGGTGGATCTGTATGCGCTGGCCTACACGCTGCAAGTGGGTCGCGACGCGATGGACGAGCGCCTGGCCTGGGCAGTCGATTCGCTGGACGAACTGCGCGAGCGGCTCGGTGCGTTCACGAAGGACGGCCGGCTCGGCAGTGGCATGCGTGGCCAAGCACAACGCAACAAGGAAATGGTGTCGAGTCTGGCGGCCGACGAGGATCTGCCGTCGCTGCTGGCCACCTGGCTCGCCAAGGGCAAGTGGGACCGTCTGCTGTCGATGTGGGTCAAGGGTCTCGCGCTCGACTGGCAGATCTTCTACCCGGCGCGTCGGCCGCGGCGTTTGCATCTGCCGAGCTACACGTTCGCGGCCGAGCGCTACTGGATCGAGCCGGCACCGGCTGGTGTCGTGACGTCGGCGCCGGCGCAAGGCCCGGCCCCGTCATCGGCGGCTCCCGTCGCCGCGGCGGCAAGCGAGGCGGGAGACGACACCTTGCTGGCGCGCGTGTGCGGTCATGCGGGGCGGCTGTCCGGCCTGCCGGCTGAGCCGTTCGCCATGCACTCGCTGCACGAGTTGGGGCTCGATTCGGTGTTCCTGCTGCAGTTGTCGTCGTCGCTGATCGCCGAGTTCAAGACGCAGGGCGTGACGCTCGAGAGCTCGGCGCTGCTGCGTTGCGCGAGTGCGGTCGACCTCGCGGCTTGCATCGAGCAGACCGTCGCCGCGAGCGCGCCGACCACCGACGGCGAGCCGCATGGCGAGTCGGCCGATTCGCCGGCCGTCGCGCTGCCGGAGCCGGAAGCGGAGCACGGCCGTCGGCGCCTCTACGCGATTCCCGCCACGACCGGCGCGCAGACGCAGCCTGTCGAGCCGCCGCTGCGCCGCGATCCGCGCAACCAGTTGTGCGAGACGCTGCGCATCGCGTCGGTCGAGCCGGTGCGGCTCGACGCCAAGCTGGTGGTGGACGAATCGCACGCGTTCTTCTTCGACCATCCGCTCGACCATGTGTCCGGCCTGCATCTGGGCGCGGCGATGAGCGAGGCGGTGCAGGCGGCCCATCTGCATCGGCACGGCCTGCCGGCCGACACCGCGCTGTTCGTATCGCAAGTGCGGCTGCACTTCGTCGATCTGTGCCGCAAGGAGCCCGGCGCGACGATCCATGTGAGCGCCGCCGCCGACGCATCCGACACGTATCAGGCGCAGGTGGTCCAGAACGACCGCGAGATGGCTCACGCCGAGTTCGTGGTGAGCGCGGTGCCGCCGCGTCCGCCGCGCGCCGTCGGCGAGATGCCCGGGCGCGCCGAGCCGGCGCCCGCGCGCAGCCTCAACAAGCACGATGCGGCAAACGTGCTGCTCAGCGAGGTGCGCGGCGAGGCCGGCCAGCCGAGCTGCGCGCTGGTGATGCAGCCGGACAACGCGTATTTCGGCGATTTCCCGGCGTCCTGGATCGACATCGTGGTGCTGGCCGAGGCCGCCCGTCAGTCGATGCGGCTGTTTACCGCCGAGCGCCGGCTGGCGGCCAGCCTGCCGGCACGCGGCGAGGCCACCCGCGACGTGCTGAAGGCGCTGCACGTCGCGCTGGATCGGCCGCTGTACTGGGACGACGCCGTGGAGCTCGTGTTCGAGCGCAACGAGGTCACCGAGGTCGGCGATGCGTCGCATCTGCGCATCGACGGCGTGTTCGTGGTGGACGGCCAGCCGTGCGGCCGCTTCTCCACCAGCGCCTTGTCCCTGAGTGCCGCCTTGCAGGAAGCATGGGCACGGCGCGCGATCTGA